Genomic DNA from Anaerolineae bacterium:
GCCGCTGCTGCCGGCAGGCTAGCGCCGTTCCGGTTGCGGCCAGAGCTTGCCACACGGGGAGGAGTGCATGGCATGACGTATGTGGCGATTGAGGGCGTGATCGGCGCAGGCAAGACCACCCTGGCGCGGCTGCTGCACGCCGAACTGGGTGGCCACCTGGTGCTGGAGGTCTTTGAGGAAAACCCGTTCCTGAGCAGTTTCTACGCCGATCGCGCCCGCTATGCCTTCCAGACACAGATCTTCTTTTTGCTCAGTCGCTACCACCAGCAGCGTTCACTGCGGCTGATGACCCGCCCGCTGATCAGCGATTACATCTTCGCCAAGGATGCGCTCTTTGCCAGCGTCAACCTGCACGGCGACGAACTGGCCGTCTACCAGCGGGTGCACGATGCGCTGGCCGAGCAGATCGAAACGCCCGATCTGCTCGTCTACCTGCGGGCGGACACCGACCTGCTGATGCGGCGGATCAGCCAGCGCGACCGCCCCTACGAGCGCAACATGGCCGCCGATTACATTGAAAGCCTGCGCCGCGCTTATGAAGCGTTCTTTGCCGCTTATGACCAGGGGCCGGTTTTGACGCTGGACGCCAACGCCCTGGACTTTGTGACCAGCGACGCCGACCGCGCCGAGGTGATCGCCCGCGTGCTGGCCGCGCTGGGCCGCGCGCCTCGTCAGGAGGCATTGCCGGGCTTCAACGGCGGGCTGCGCGGCGAGCCGCCTGCCGGTATTGCTGCCAGCAGCCAGTTGCCCGGCGCGGAAGCAGCCGCGCCCGCTGAGAGCGCCGCCCCTCCGCTGCCTGATCTGGCCGCTGGCGCCCGCCGCCTGCGCGACTTCCAGGCGTTCCATGAGTGGCTGGATGACGCCCGCGGCTTCAACCGCGATCCATTATTTAACTTCGTCAAGCTGCAGGAAGAGATCGGGGAACTGGCCCGCCTGGTCGCGGCGCGGAGTGGCGCCAGGAGCGACGCCGACGTCCCAACGGCGCTGGAAGCGATCGGCCTGGAACTGGCCGATGTGCTGGCTTGTCTGCTCAAGATGGCCAACTATCTGGGTGTTGATCTGGAGGCAGCTTACCTGGAGAAGATGCAGACCAACCTCAACCGCCGCTGGCCGTAGGAAATCAGGCGAGCGCCCGGAGAAAAGAGGTGTACGATGGCTTCAATCCCACCTGAATTCCTGGATTTGTTTGAAAAGAAGGCTTTTGCCCACCTGGCCACCCTGATGCCGGATGGCACGCCGCAGGTCACGCCGGTCTGGGTGGACTTCGACGGCACGCACATCCTGGTGAACACGGCCAGAGGGCGGGTCAAGGACCGCAACATGCAGGCCCGGCCCCAGGTGGCGGTGGCGATCATCGATTCCGATAACCCCTACCGCTACTTGGCTGTACGCGGGCGCGTCGTCGCTATGGAAGAAGACGGCGCGGCGGAGCACATCAATCGCGTGCTTTCGCCCAAATACACAGGCCGGATCGGTGACTTCGGGCGCGGCGGCGAGGTGCGGCGGCTCTATCGCATCCTGCCGGAGCACGTCGACGCGCATGGCTGAGCGCCAGCCGGGGGGGCAGGCGGCGCTGCCCTGCAACCTCCGGCCTGCCGGAGCGTATAGAGAGTTGTAGCTTCCCCTAACCTTTTGGGGCTGCAGCCACCCGAATACCGGTTTAGAATACAAGCAGGGAATGCCCGGCATTCCCCGGTTCACAGACCGGCCAATGAGCAGCGGGATAACGACCATGCGCAAGAGCCGCCGCGCCACAAAAGTCTGGCTAATCCTCCTCGGCCTGATGCTGGCCCCGATCTTTGCCTCAGGCATTTTGCCGTCGCAGGTGCTGGTCATCGGGCTGGCACTGTACCTGATTATGGCGCTGATTGGGCTGGGCCTTTTTGATCTGGACGAGTTGCGGCGGCGCCTGCCCCAGGCAGGGGCGGATGTGCGCATCACGATGCCGCGCCGCCGTAGCCGGGTGCGGGCCAGCAGCGCCGCCCAGCGCGCTCAGGAACGAGCCAGCAGCCTGGCCGGCTATGAGGGACAGTTCACCCTGGCCGACATCGGCCTGATCGTGAGCGAAATGCGCCCGGATGGCCTGCATCTGCGCCGCGACGACCTGACGCTGGATGA
This window encodes:
- a CDS encoding PPOX class F420-dependent oxidoreductase, with translation MASIPPEFLDLFEKKAFAHLATLMPDGTPQVTPVWVDFDGTHILVNTARGRVKDRNMQARPQVAVAIIDSDNPYRYLAVRGRVVAMEEDGAAEHINRVLSPKYTGRIGDFGRGGEVRRLYRILPEHVDAHG